Proteins found in one Lonchura striata isolate bLonStr1 chromosome 25, bLonStr1.mat, whole genome shotgun sequence genomic segment:
- the KRT222 gene encoding keratin-like protein KRT222 isoform X2, with the protein MDKDAEALKAARAELCEARRQWHHMQIEIESLHAVEKGLERSLRATEQQYHMQLQNLEGEIECLEKELLEVRRGIEKQLREHEILLNTRMKLEEEIATYRSLLEQEENRFRCSIPAEKDDKKPSTSKITFTLPSESAKKHKPKKVELMTKQAILDGNIMKESAEAHGTVQTEKVDEVIKEWEGSFFKDNPRLRKKSVSLRFDLHLAATEEGCLHTKKKTLPDIEVRLVMRRSCSIPSIKP; encoded by the exons ATGGACAAAGATGCAGAAGCACTAAAGGCAGCCAGAGCAGAACTGTGTGAAGCCCGACGGCAGTGGCACCACATGCAGATCGAAATCGAGTCTCTCCACGCTGTG GAAAAGGGTTTGGAACGTTCACTGCGAGCCACGGAGCAGCAGTACCACATGCAACTACAAAATTTGGAAGGTGAGATTGAATGCTTGGAGAAAGAGTTGTTGGAAGTGAGAAGAGGAATTGAGAAACAGCTTCGAGAGCATGAAATTCTCCTGAACACGAGGATGAAGCTGGAGGAGGAGATAGCGACATATCGAAGTCTCTTGGAGCAAGAAGAGAACAG gttcCGTTGCTCAATACCTGCCGAGAAGGATGACAAAAAACCCAGCACTAGCAAGATCACCTTTACGCTGCCTTCAG AGAGTGCAAAGAAGCACAAACCAAAGAAGGTGGAACTGATGACAAAACAAGCAATCCTAGATGGAAATATCATGAAGGAAAGTGCTGAAGCTCATGGCACTGTACA GACAGAAAAAGTGGATGAAGTTATTAAGGAATGGGAAGGTTCTTTCTTTAAGGACAACCCTCGCTTAAGGAAAAAGTCTGTTTCCTTGCGTTTCGATCTCCACCTGGCAGCCACAGAGGAAGGGTGTTTgcacacaaaaaagaaaaccctcCCCGACATTGAAGTCAGGCTGGTGATGAGGAGATCCTGCAGCATCCCATCCATCAAACCTTAA
- the LOC110471928 gene encoding keratin, type I cytoskeletal 20 produces the protein MAFSTRSIQWSTSSRVQPSAPSVSSVTSRKMSIQKIQAPSVYGGAGGYGTHISTSTSSGQGLRGSLQLSITGSDVLLAGNEKSTMQNLNDRLAAYLERVRSLEKSNSLIERQIREWYEKNTTSIGQDYSSYFKTIDELRNKISAAQMENSRLVLQIDNAKLAADDFRLKFENEHLLRQSVESDITGLLRVRDDLTLTQADLESQIESITEELVFLRKNHEEDRDRLRKEAGGSVNVAVDAAPGIDLAAIMENMRKQYEEMAEKNRQEAKEHFEKQTAELNQEVALNVERLEVQRKEITERRQVLQNLELELQSLLTMKQTLEGTLAETESRYSYQLDQIQAAISSLEAQLRLLRADMEAQNSEYSILLDVKTRLEMEIATYRRLLEGEESGNLEEISLAIEAEKESSKFKKIKTIVEEVVDGKVVSSEVREFEEKM, from the exons ATGGCATTCTCCACCCGCAGCATCCAGTGGAGTACGAGCAGCCGTGTCCAGCCCTCTGCACCCAGTGTCAGTAGTGTGACCTCCAGGAAAATGTCCATCCAGAAGATCCAGGCACCCAGTGTCTatgggggagctgggggctATGGCACCCACATATCAACCAGCACCAGCTCTGGCCAAGGCCTCAGAGGGAGCCTCCAGCTCAGCATCACTGGGAGCGATGTGCTGCTCGCTGGCAATGAAAAATCAACGATGCAAAACCTGAACGATCGCTTGGCTGCGTACCTGGAGAGGGTGCGCTCACTGGAGAAGTCAAACTCCCTGATTGAGAGGCAGATCAGGGAATGGTATGAAAAGAACACCACAAGCATAGGGCAGGACTACAGCTCCTACTTCAAAACAATTGATGAACTCCGAAACAAG atttctgctgcccagatggAAAATTCCAGACTTGTCCTGCAGATCGACAATGCCAAGCTGGCTGCTGATGACTTTAGGCTGAA GTTTGAGAATGAACACCTGCTCAGGCAGAGTGTGGAGAGCGACATCACTGGACTGCTCCGTGTCCGTGACGACCTGACTCTGACCCAAGCTGACCTGGAGTCCCAGATTGAGAGCATAACCGAGGAGCTCGTTTTCCTTAGGAAGAACCACGAGGAG gacCGTGACAGGCTGCGCAAAGAGGCGGGCGGCTCTGTGAACGTGGCGGTGGATGCTGCTCCCGGCATTGATCTCGCTGCTATTATGGAAAACATGAGAAAGCAATATGAAGAAATGGCAGAAAAGAACCGCCAAGAAGCCAAAGAACATTTTGAAAAGCAG ACAGCAGAACTGAACCAGGAAGTTGCCCTCAATGTTGAGCGGCTGGAGGTCCAAAGGAAAGAGATCACGGAACGGAGACAGGTCCTCCAGaacctggagctggaattacaGTCCCTGCTGACCATG AAACAGACCCTGGAAGGCACTCTGGCTGAAACGGAATCACGGTACAGCTACCAGCTTGACCAGATACAGGCAGCAATTTCCAGTCTGGAGGCTCAGCTGAGGCTGCTCCGAGCTGACATGGAGGCTCAGAACAGTGAGTACAGCATCCTGCTGGATGTCAAGACTCGCTTGGAGATGGAGATCGCTACATACCGCCGGCTgctggagggagaggaaagcgg GAATTTAGAAGAGATATCATTGGCAATAGAGGCTGAAAAAG AATCAAGTAAGTTTAAGAAGATCAAGACAATAGTGGAGGAGGTGGTTGATGGCAAGGTTGTCTCCTCTGAGGTCAGAGAGTTTGAAGAGAAGATGTAA
- the KRT222 gene encoding keratin-like protein KRT222 isoform X1, with protein MEPARLRREIRAKYESLITRNQIKTVSSARTQLEEGTSKRMDKDAEALKAARAELCEARRQWHHMQIEIESLHAVEKGLERSLRATEQQYHMQLQNLEGEIECLEKELLEVRRGIEKQLREHEILLNTRMKLEEEIATYRSLLEQEENRFRCSIPAEKDDKKPSTSKITFTLPSESAKKHKPKKVELMTKQAILDGNIMKESAEAHGTVQTEKVDEVIKEWEGSFFKDNPRLRKKSVSLRFDLHLAATEEGCLHTKKKTLPDIEVRLVMRRSCSIPSIKP; from the exons atggagccgGCTCGGCTCCGCCGAGAGATCAGGGCAAAGTATGAATCGCTCATCACCCGAAATCAGATAAAGACCGTCAGCTCAGCAAGGACGCAG TTAGAAGAAGGTACAAGTAAAAGAATGGACAAAGATGCAGAAGCACTAAAGGCAGCCAGAGCAGAACTGTGTGAAGCCCGACGGCAGTGGCACCACATGCAGATCGAAATCGAGTCTCTCCACGCTGTG GAAAAGGGTTTGGAACGTTCACTGCGAGCCACGGAGCAGCAGTACCACATGCAACTACAAAATTTGGAAGGTGAGATTGAATGCTTGGAGAAAGAGTTGTTGGAAGTGAGAAGAGGAATTGAGAAACAGCTTCGAGAGCATGAAATTCTCCTGAACACGAGGATGAAGCTGGAGGAGGAGATAGCGACATATCGAAGTCTCTTGGAGCAAGAAGAGAACAG gttcCGTTGCTCAATACCTGCCGAGAAGGATGACAAAAAACCCAGCACTAGCAAGATCACCTTTACGCTGCCTTCAG AGAGTGCAAAGAAGCACAAACCAAAGAAGGTGGAACTGATGACAAAACAAGCAATCCTAGATGGAAATATCATGAAGGAAAGTGCTGAAGCTCATGGCACTGTACA GACAGAAAAAGTGGATGAAGTTATTAAGGAATGGGAAGGTTCTTTCTTTAAGGACAACCCTCGCTTAAGGAAAAAGTCTGTTTCCTTGCGTTTCGATCTCCACCTGGCAGCCACAGAGGAAGGGTGTTTgcacacaaaaaagaaaaccctcCCCGACATTGAAGTCAGGCTGGTGATGAGGAGATCCTGCAGCATCCCATCCATCAAACCTTAA
- the LOC110471896 gene encoding keratin, type I cytoskeletal 12-like isoform X2, which produces MALSVRTSGGPRQFSSRSGFGGGSLRMSSSSGGGGFGGSGLGFGGGSGGGFGAASLLGSSSGFGGGFGGSSGAGFGGNLSSGFGGSFGGGLGGGYGSGLGSGFGGGLGSGFGSSSGAAFGSGFGGGLGTGFGGGFSPAGAGDGGILSGSKKETMQNLNDRLAAYLDKVRSLEDANTELERKIREWYEKNGPGTSTPGSGNDYSKFYPLIEDLRNKIINATIDNARIILQVDNARLAADDFRVKYENEVALRQSVEADINGLRRVLDELTMTRADLEMQIESLNEELAYLKKNHEEELQGIQSSELGQVSVEMDAAPGTDLTKLLNDMRGQYEVIADQNRKEAEAWFNEKSGELKREISTHTEQLQSGKSEITDLKRTLQSLEIELQSQLAMKKSLEDTLAETEGGYCAQLSQIQMQIGNLESQLFQVRADMERQNAEYQQLLDIKTRLEMEIETYRRLLDGESAGQAATFESSSLTGSKSQTQSLDSSQDPTKTRKIKTIVEEVVDGKVVASHVKEVEEKI; this is translated from the exons ATGGCCCTTTCCGTGCGCACAAGTGGCGGGCCCCGGCAATTCTCCTCTCGGAGCGGATTTGGAGGGGGATCTTTGAGGATGTCCAGTTCCAGTGGTGGAGGAGGCTTTGGTGGCAGCGGGCTTGGCTTTGGTGGGGGGTCTGGTGGAGGGTTTGGTGCAGCTTCTCTGTTGGGTTCAAGCTCTGGCTTTGGTGGGGGCTTTGGGGGCAGCTCAGGTGCAGGATTTGGAGGCAACTTAAGCAGTGGCTTTGGTGGAAGCTTTGGAGGTGGTTTGGGTGGTGGCTATGGAAGTGGCTTAGGCAGTgggtttgggggaggtttgggaaGTGGTTTTGGCAGCAGTTCAGGTGCTGCTTTTGGAAGTGGTTTTGGTGGTGGCTTAGGGACTGGTTTCGGAGGTGGGTTCAGccctgctggtgctggtgaTGGCGGCATTCTTTCTGGCTCAAAAAAAGAGACTATGCAGAACCTCAATGACCGTCTGGCTGCGTATCTGGACAAAGTGAGATCTCTGGAGGATGCCAACACCGAGCTGGAGCGCAAAATCCGTGAATGGTATGAGAAAAATGGCCCTGGCACTAGCACCCCTGGATCTGGGAATGACTACAGTAAATTCTACCCCCTCATTGAAGATCTTCGAAACAAG ATCATCAATGCAACCATCGACAACGCGAGGATTATTCTGCAGGTCGATAATGCCAGACTGGCTGCTGATGACTTCAGAGTGAA ATATGAGAATGAAGTGGCTCTTCGGCAGAGTGTGGAGGCTGACATCAATGGTCTGCGCAGAGTCCTGGATGAGCTGACCATGACCAGGGCAGATCTGGAGATGCAGATTGAAAGCCTGAATGAAGAACTGGCTTATCTTAAGAAGAATCACGaagag GAGCTTCAGGGCATCCAAAGCAGTGAACTTGGCCAAGTCAGTGTGGAAATGGATGCTGCTCCAGGGACTGACCTTACCAAGCTTCTGAATGATATGAGGGGACAGTATGAAGTCATTGCCGATCAAAACCGTAAAGAGGCCGAGGCGTGGTTCAATGAAAAA AGCGGAGAGCTGAAAAGGGAAATCTCCACCCATACTGAGCAGCTCCAGTCAGGAAAGAGCGAGATCACAGATTTAAAAAGGACTCTCCAGAGCTTGGAAATAGAGCTGCAGTCTCAGCTCGCCATG AAAAAATCCCTGGAAGACACTTTAGCAGAAACGGAAGGTGGTTACTGCGCTCAGCTGTCACAAATCCAAATGCAGATCGGGAACCTGGAGTCCCAGCTTTTCCAGGTCAGGGCTGACATGGAGCGCCAGAACGCGGAGTACCAACAGCTCCTAGACATCAAGACTCGTCTGGAAATGGAGATTGAAACCTACCGGCGCCTGCTGGATGGCGA AAGTGCTGGACAGGCAGCTACATTTGAAAGCTCATCCCTGACAGGGTCCAAATCTCAAACACAATCACTGGATTCTTCTCAAG ATCCAACCAAAACTAGAAAGATCAAGACAATTGTTGAAGAAGTGGTAGATGGAAAAGTTGTTGCATCCCACGTTAAGGAAGTTGAAGAGAAGATATGA
- the LOC110471896 gene encoding keratin, type I cytoskeletal 12-like isoform X1 has product MALSVRTSGGPRQFSSRSGFGGGSLRMSSSSGGGGFGGSGLGFGGGSGGGFGAASLLGSSSGFGGGFGGSSGAGFGGNLSSGFGGSFGGGLGGGYGSGLGSGFGGGLGSGFGSSSGAAFGSGFGGGLGTGFGGGFSPAGAGDGGILSGSKKETMQNLNDRLAAYLDKVRSLEDANTELERKIREWYEKNGPGTSTPGSGNDYSKFYPLIEDLRNKIINATIDNARIILQVDNARLAADDFRVKYENEVALRQSVEADINGLRRVLDELTMTRADLEMQIESLNEELAYLKKNHEEELQGIQSSELGQVSVEMDAAPGTDLTKLLNDMRGQYEVIADQNRKEAEAWFNEKSGELKREISTHTEQLQSGKSEITDLKRTLQSLEIELQSQLAMKKSLEDTLAETEGGYCAQLSQIQMQIGNLESQLFQVRADMERQNAEYQQLLDIKTRLEMEIETYRRLLDGEFVSAGQAATFESSSLTGSKSQTQSLDSSQDPTKTRKIKTIVEEVVDGKVVASHVKEVEEKI; this is encoded by the exons ATGGCCCTTTCCGTGCGCACAAGTGGCGGGCCCCGGCAATTCTCCTCTCGGAGCGGATTTGGAGGGGGATCTTTGAGGATGTCCAGTTCCAGTGGTGGAGGAGGCTTTGGTGGCAGCGGGCTTGGCTTTGGTGGGGGGTCTGGTGGAGGGTTTGGTGCAGCTTCTCTGTTGGGTTCAAGCTCTGGCTTTGGTGGGGGCTTTGGGGGCAGCTCAGGTGCAGGATTTGGAGGCAACTTAAGCAGTGGCTTTGGTGGAAGCTTTGGAGGTGGTTTGGGTGGTGGCTATGGAAGTGGCTTAGGCAGTgggtttgggggaggtttgggaaGTGGTTTTGGCAGCAGTTCAGGTGCTGCTTTTGGAAGTGGTTTTGGTGGTGGCTTAGGGACTGGTTTCGGAGGTGGGTTCAGccctgctggtgctggtgaTGGCGGCATTCTTTCTGGCTCAAAAAAAGAGACTATGCAGAACCTCAATGACCGTCTGGCTGCGTATCTGGACAAAGTGAGATCTCTGGAGGATGCCAACACCGAGCTGGAGCGCAAAATCCGTGAATGGTATGAGAAAAATGGCCCTGGCACTAGCACCCCTGGATCTGGGAATGACTACAGTAAATTCTACCCCCTCATTGAAGATCTTCGAAACAAG ATCATCAATGCAACCATCGACAACGCGAGGATTATTCTGCAGGTCGATAATGCCAGACTGGCTGCTGATGACTTCAGAGTGAA ATATGAGAATGAAGTGGCTCTTCGGCAGAGTGTGGAGGCTGACATCAATGGTCTGCGCAGAGTCCTGGATGAGCTGACCATGACCAGGGCAGATCTGGAGATGCAGATTGAAAGCCTGAATGAAGAACTGGCTTATCTTAAGAAGAATCACGaagag GAGCTTCAGGGCATCCAAAGCAGTGAACTTGGCCAAGTCAGTGTGGAAATGGATGCTGCTCCAGGGACTGACCTTACCAAGCTTCTGAATGATATGAGGGGACAGTATGAAGTCATTGCCGATCAAAACCGTAAAGAGGCCGAGGCGTGGTTCAATGAAAAA AGCGGAGAGCTGAAAAGGGAAATCTCCACCCATACTGAGCAGCTCCAGTCAGGAAAGAGCGAGATCACAGATTTAAAAAGGACTCTCCAGAGCTTGGAAATAGAGCTGCAGTCTCAGCTCGCCATG AAAAAATCCCTGGAAGACACTTTAGCAGAAACGGAAGGTGGTTACTGCGCTCAGCTGTCACAAATCCAAATGCAGATCGGGAACCTGGAGTCCCAGCTTTTCCAGGTCAGGGCTGACATGGAGCGCCAGAACGCGGAGTACCAACAGCTCCTAGACATCAAGACTCGTCTGGAAATGGAGATTGAAACCTACCGGCGCCTGCTGGATGGCGAGTTTGT AAGTGCTGGACAGGCAGCTACATTTGAAAGCTCATCCCTGACAGGGTCCAAATCTCAAACACAATCACTGGATTCTTCTCAAG ATCCAACCAAAACTAGAAAGATCAAGACAATTGTTGAAGAAGTGGTAGATGGAAAAGTTGTTGCATCCCACGTTAAGGAAGTTGAAGAGAAGATATGA